ttaatttatattttttcaacttGTCCCCATTTTGGTCAGTTGAGAGTACCCTCAAGCTGACTCTGATATTTTGGTGACATATCTCTATTATTTTTTGGAAAACTTCCTTAATTTCTggcataaaaagatattttacacTTATGTTGTACCTACTCTGCTCTCACATCTTAATTAGCCATTTCTCTAAGGAACCATCATTCCTTTTAGTGGAGAATATATTAGACACCAAGATCTGAGCGCTGGGCATACTCATTCCTACAGAGTTGTCTTTGCTTCTGAGTTCTTTAGGtagaaaaatctaagaaaaatatGCATGTGCATACATACCCATACATATGAATTTACATTTATTCCAATCTATTTGTACCTGGTTCTGTCTTGTCTCCCCTCTGTCATATTTGCATGTTCCTTCTTCCAGAAGGAAAATTCTAGCTGCTAACAACATCAACACATCTTCTCATTTGCTCAATCATGTAATATATCTGAAATAGTTTTATTACTTGGGCAGAATGTTACCCTATTCTTGCCTGCCAAAAATAAGTTGGACTCAGTAATTTCATGCCTAGTTAATATTCAAAAGAAAAGGAACTCATATTTCCACAAACAGCCTTTTacaagaatgtttatagcagctttattcgtaGAAGCCAAAACCTGGAAATAGCTTATTGTCTTAAGAGACGAACAGGTAACTAAGCTgtgatatatttatacaatggaatattactccatGATAAGAAGGAACAAATTATTGCTGCATGCAACaatatgaatgaatttttaaatcattatgctgactttaaaaaagcaaatagaaaagaacacataatgcatgattccatttgtatcaAGTTTGAttacaggcaaaactaatctatggtgaTAGAAACTAAATCACTACTTGCTTCTGTTGGAGCTGGGACAGGACAGGACAATCACTGGGAAGAAGCATGAGAAAACATTCTGGGATTAGGGAAATGTGCTATATCTCAGTCAGGATGTGAATTATATGAGTGCACACATTCATCACAATGGTTTGAACTCTATCTTTAATATCTGTTCATTTCACTGTCTGTAAATTAGCCACCTTGTCTATGACCACACCACTCTGAACACACCTGATCTTGTCTGTAAATTAACGCTCAATTTTTAAATTGGTTGGAGTAGTGGCTGCTATTTTTAGCTGAAGCTAGAACTCCTCATTTTAAAACAGATCCTTTAGTTTGCCTCACTTCCGATCTTCTAACCCCCATCACTCTCCTGGTCTTTGAATGCACTTGAGCTTGCTACCCGGATCAATTTACTCACTTCCTTTGACTatcttattatttccttttactatcattgcaaatatttaaaatacagcatAAGTTAGAATGTGACAGATAATTAAATGACATTATCCATTCTTTAGGTCCGGCCAATATACATACTTTAATCTTTAATATAGTAAACATGCATACaaattgaaaatgtttaaataatactGAAATTTAGATTAATCCTCAGTGTAAGACTTTGCTTATCTGATCTATTAAGACAAGAGCAAAAACAAACTGCAGTGTAGGCAGGCCTTGCCGATGGAAACAGCTGATTTCCAATATCAGATGATCAAATATCACTTTAGTAACAAAACTTTTCTCAGACCTTCTCATAAATTCTGGTGCAGACCACATCCTTCATCTTACAttccttaaaaagaagaaagagattaaTTGAATATCTAAACCTCTAACTAGGGTACAGCAAATTTGTATTCATAACAGACACTATAAGAAATCTCATAAGAttaaactcagaaataaaatatcaatatgtTAGTTGATATCTGGGAATTCAGAATCATGGCTGTTGAAATAGGGGAAACAGTTTTAACATTGATCTAAGTTACAACAGAGTTATATTGTCTAAGTGGCAGGTTTTTATGCATTATTTGCACAGATTGAAAGCTATTAAAACAGTGGTTTTCAGGACAATCTGCACATTTGCATCATCTggggaatatttaaaaataccaatgGCTCCTCCTCCCTTAAGAAATTTGCTTTCAATTGATCTGTATCGGGGCTTCCATATTGGTATTTACTTTCTATATAAATCTGCCATGGAGCTAGGGATCAGACCCTCTGTACTAAAGGAAAAAACATTCAAAGCACTACATGAATCTATTTATAGTCAATGTATGTGTTGATTAGTGAAAATAGCACCTCAGACAAAAAAAATTGTTAGAGATCATCTCATATAACCTTTGTCATCATTTTTACCTGCCATCTACAAAAGGTCTCCAATAAGCTCAGCTTGTATTGATGACAGGTTTTAGTCTTAGTTACTATGGATTCTTGAAAACAATATGCTTGGATATCTACAAATATACTGCAATTGACCGTTTTGCAATGTGCTTTGCTTGTAAAACTTagatttgcttttgcttttctctttgtgaGTCTAACCTAACTTatccatacattaaaaaaaaatcatttttagatGTTGTTTCTAAAATAGCAGATAGGTTTTGTCATTTCTAAATTCTTGAATCTGAACCTGAAGTACCTGTTGATGACTCTATAGTTTGAATATCAAACATTAACTCTGCCTTTATTCTTAACCATTTTTTCCATTTGTAGTCCAAAGAAGAAAgactattttgaaaataacataaccattttctctatttaaatagaattatttccgtgaaagttaagtgaaagttaagtcgctcagtcgtatctgactctttgcgaccctgtggactgtagcccaccaggttcctccatccatgggattctccaggcaagaatactggagtgggttgccatttccttctccaggggatcttcccgacccatggatcgaacccaggtctcccacattgcaggcagacgctttaactctgagccaccacggaagccaaCTCTATTTCCATAGTTAGAGTAAAATTACTCACCACCACCATTTTTCCATCCACCAACTTTCTCTTTATTGTTGTCTCATTGCCATCCCATTTCTGTACTTGATTCAGTGAGCCTCTTGCCAAGGTTACAGTGCTCTGCAGAGACACATTCATATAATTGAATTTCTAGGACTTTGATTAAAGAAGCAGTTCATTCAGTATTGAATCATTTTCATAACAGATGTTTCATGAGgcacatttatttttcaacagAATGAAGTGGGCTACCCTTTTGAACACCAGTAGGAGTAATCTGTCTCAAAGCAGTCGATGGAACCAACTTTGAAGAGAAACAATAAAGTTTACCTTTGTTTTTCTATTGTCAGCTGTGGTTTCTTCAAATTCTTGGCCTAGCTTGAAGGAGATCTCTGTATTTTTAAAGGGACTTTCAGTTCTTATAGTTATAATATCCCCTTTCTTGCTGATGATCACTCTGGGTTTGGCCAAGTTTCCCAGTTTTCTGGTGGCTAATCCCACACCTGAAAATCAAGATAGTGTTAGAATTTTGTTGACCAAGAGAGCATCTACGTAAAGGCATTATATGGGTGGTTATATTCTATACTTAGCTGTGCTTCCTGTGTATAGGCGGCAGGTAATATCACTTACTACTAAGGATCTCCTCCCATGTTTCATCACCTGATGGAAACACATGTCCACCAACttggatatttaaaattttgttattacAAAAGTAATGTCTGAAGATTTTAAACACAGAAGTATTTAGCCTAAATAGTGCAAGTCATCTACTTTTACCTTATCCAATCCCATGCTCCTTTGAGAAGCACTAATTATAGTTTTGTATGGATCATTCCAGACATTTTAGTTTGTACAAATAAATATTgtagatacatatttttaatgagaCTGTGACTTATATATGCTCTTCTAtgattttttccctctgtaaTATATCATAAATATTGATAAGAATTCCTCCCACATCCTTGATGGAAACTCATTTCTGAAAGCTTGTTGTAGCCTCTAAATGTATTTGTACCACTGCAAatgataaagataaataaaataattaaaaaatatttttccatttgataGCAAAACAAAATTAGACTCAAGTATCATTACTGTATTACTCAAGActatagaaataaatagaaaaatagaaatgtgaaatgagagagacacaaaaagaaaaaactacttacatataaatatacatgtatttatgacaatatatacataaagatggagaaggcaatggcaccccattccagtactcttgcctggaaaatcccatggacagaggagcctggtaggctgcagtccgtggggtcgctaggagtcggacacaactgagcgacttcactttcactttcatgcattggagaaggaaatggcaacccactccagtgttcttgcctggagaatcccagggacaggggagcctggtgggctgccgtctatggagtcacacagaatcggacatgactgaagcaactgagcagcagtaGCATGTATAAAGAAGTGTGAAGAATTAGAGCCAATAAAGGATTATGagctgtattctttttttctaattctgattAATTGTTTCTTATTTGATGTGATTTGGACTATGTTTTTCAAACTAAACTTCTTCAATAGAGCCTAAGAATCTACATTTTACCAA
Above is a window of Bos javanicus breed banteng chromosome 14, ARS-OSU_banteng_1.0, whole genome shotgun sequence DNA encoding:
- the LOC133260583 gene encoding myelin P2 protein, whose product is MSNKFLGTWKLVSSENFDEYMKALGVGLATRKLGNLAKPRVIISKKGDIITIRTESPFKNTEISFKLGQEFEETTADNRKTKSTVTLARGSLNQVQKWDGNETTIKRKLVDGKMVVECKMKDVVCTRIYEKV